The following proteins are encoded in a genomic region of Enterocloster clostridioformis:
- a CDS encoding magnesium transporter CorA family protein, protein MIRIFKTEDGAMHEKEEMQPGCWIALTNPTASEIIDIADTYQIDPDHLRAPLDEEERSRIEVEDEYTLILVDIPSIEERNGKDWFVTIPLAIITTKDVLITVCLEETPVLTSFMDGRVRDFHTFMKTRFILQILYKNATQFLQYLRIIDKKSEVIERKLHQSQKNEELIELLELEKSLVYFTTSLRSNEVVLEKLLRIEKIKKYPEDTDLLEDVIVENKQAIEMANIYSGILSGTMDAFASVISNNLNIVMKFLATVTIVLSIPTMIASFYGMNVNSHGMPFADSPYGFAIVLGLTLLLSLFVAYIFNKKDLF, encoded by the coding sequence ATGATACGGATTTTTAAGACCGAAGACGGTGCTATGCACGAAAAGGAAGAGATGCAGCCTGGCTGCTGGATTGCGTTAACAAACCCTACAGCCTCAGAAATCATTGACATCGCAGATACCTATCAGATTGACCCGGACCATTTGCGGGCGCCTCTGGATGAGGAGGAGCGGTCCCGTATAGAGGTGGAGGATGAATACACCCTGATTCTGGTGGACATTCCTTCCATAGAGGAGCGCAACGGCAAGGACTGGTTTGTCACCATCCCTCTGGCTATCATCACCACCAAGGATGTGCTGATTACGGTCTGCCTGGAGGAGACGCCTGTGCTCACTTCCTTTATGGACGGAAGAGTGAGGGATTTCCACACCTTCATGAAGACCAGGTTCATCCTGCAGATTCTCTATAAAAATGCCACCCAGTTCCTGCAATACCTCCGAATCATTGATAAGAAGAGCGAAGTCATTGAGCGCAAGCTCCACCAGTCCCAGAAGAACGAGGAACTGATTGAGCTTTTGGAGCTGGAGAAGTCCCTGGTTTACTTTACCACGTCCCTTCGTTCCAACGAGGTGGTGCTGGAGAAGCTGCTGCGCATTGAAAAGATAAAGAAGTACCCGGAGGACACGGACCTGCTGGAGGATGTAATCGTGGAAAACAAGCAGGCCATTGAGATGGCGAACATATACAGTGGAATCCTGAGCGGCACCATGGATGCATTTGCTTCCGTCATCTCCAACAACCTGAATATTGTCATGAAGTTTCTGGCTACCGTTACCATCGTGCTGTCCATACCAACCATGATAGCCAGCTTCTACGGCATGAACGTAAACTCACATGGCATGCCTTTCGCGGACAGTCCCTATGGATTTGCCATTGTTCTGGGCCTGACCCTGCTGCTGTCACTGTTTGTTGCGTATATATTTAATAAGAAAGACCTGTTTTGA